The genome window ACGCGGCGACCAAGCTTGAGGTCGACATCATTGAGAGAAAGTGGGGGCAGGGGGCGAAAGCCATAGGCGGCGAGGTGAGGATTAACGACCTAAGCCAAGCGGTAAACCTGAAAAAAAGAGGCTACCTTATCATACCTGACCCAGAGGACCTGGGCGTTCAAGCCGCCTACAAGGCTGGTTTCTTCAAAACATTCGAGAGACACAGCCGGGTCGGCGTAGTGTCAAGGGAAGAGTTCCTCGAAGGCGTGGACCAGCTGAGGGAGATGGGCGTTAAACATGTAAGCCTTAAAACCGGAGCCTATCGGCCTACTGCGACCGCTTACACTCTGAAGCTCGCTTCCGAAGCCAAAGTCGACTACGTTACGTTCGATGGATGTGAAGGAGGGACGGGCATGAGTCCAGCCCCAATGATGGAGGAGATGGGTGTCCCAACCGTCTACCTTGAAGTCCAAGCGTTAAAATGCGCTCAGATCCTCCGAGCCAAGGGGAAACACGTCCCAGACATCGCCATGGCTGGAGGCTTCATTAATGAAACCCAAATATTGAAGGCCGTCGCCCTCAGCAACTTCGGGGAGGAGCCGTACGTTAAGGCAGCTGTCATAGGGAGGGCCATGTTAACCGCGGCCATGAAGGCTGAATACTTCGCTAAGCTGGCGGAAATGGGCGAATTGCCCAAACACTTCTCCGACCTATACGGAACCAGCCCTGAAAAATTCTTTCCCTTCCTACCTGAGTTAAAAGCCCATCTCCGACTAGGTGTTGAAAAGCTTCCGTGGAGCGCCATCGGCGTATACGGGTACATGGAGAGAATCAAAACAGGCCTAAGCCAACTCCTAGCCGGT of Candidatus Bathyarchaeia archaeon contains these proteins:
- a CDS encoding glutamate synthase-related protein, which codes for MDSKYLNSKSTTCTYTRVKDQASSSGMCPLCVEECPIMCEISLSAFRGREALYPAAFMYGSSTAAAVKDYGLDWSHFNLHCELMKVEGVEPDPDKALFPNVSVESMIGGVRLKLPVITGALGSTAVAEKYWKGVAVGAAAVGTIATIGENVCGMDVKAKIVNGRIAESPALEERVNAYKRFWTGEYGGVAVQTNVEDERLGVDVYAATKLEVDIIERKWGQGAKAIGGEVRINDLSQAVNLKKRGYLIIPDPEDLGVQAAYKAGFFKTFERHSRVGVVSREEFLEGVDQLREMGVKHVSLKTGAYRPTATAYTLKLASEAKVDYVTFDGCEGGTGMSPAPMMEEMGVPTVYLEVQALKCAQILRAKGKHVPDIAMAGGFINETQILKAVALSNFGEEPYVKAAVIGRAMLTAAMKAEYFAKLAEMGELPKHFSDLYGTSPEKFFPFLPELKAHLRLGVEKLPWSAIGVYGYMERIKTGLSQLLAGLRKFNLKLASRSDMFALTERAAKATGIPLPEEVETEQKEAILTEG